Proteins encoded within one genomic window of Ranitomeya variabilis isolate aRanVar5 chromosome 4, aRanVar5.hap1, whole genome shotgun sequence:
- the LOC143764609 gene encoding uncharacterized protein LOC143764609 codes for MFSLARSPINSPVPAVEERLTEMRQNLEVLKEFLTTAQKRYRRSADRFRKPAPMFKGRVVPPPQPVVIDGQEQFVVEEIIDSRIRRNRLQYLIRWQGYPPEEDSWEPVENINAQQKISRFHQIFPENQVQDRPEAASEEGVMSGL; via the exons atgttctctcttgcgag gtctccgattaattctccggttccagcagttgaggaaaggctgactgagatgaggcaaaatctggaggttctgaaagaATTCCTGACCACGGCTCAAAAACGTTAtaggagatcggctgatagattccgtaaacctgcacccatgttcaag ggacgtgttgtgccacctccgcagcctgtggtgattgatgggcaagaacaatttgtggtggaggaaattattgattccaggattcgcaggaatcggctccaatatctgataagatggcagggatatccccctgaggaagactcttgggaacctgtggaaaacatcaatgcccaacagaagatctctcgttttcatcaaatatTCCCtgaaaaccaggtccaggatcgtcctgaggccgcttctgaggagggagtaatgtcaggactctga